CGACGGCAAGCCGCTCGGATACATACAGGCCTGGCGCGTCGGTGACGCCTTGGCGGGTGGTTTCGACGAGGAAGCGCCGTGGCTGCACGATCTTCCGGCGGACGCGGTCGGCGTAGACCTGTCAATCGGCGACCCGGAAAATCTGTCGCGGGGTATCGGGACGGCGGTCCTGCGGAAATTCCTCGCCATTCTGATCGAGGAGGGTCACGAAACCATCGTCATCGATCCCGACGAAGCCAACCGGCGTGCCGTGCGCGCATATGAAAAGGCCGGGTTCGTGGCTTATGATCGCCATGCAGGGGATTCCGGCGTGACGCTCCTGATGGTACTCGACCGGAACAGATTCTTGGAGACAGCCGGATGATTTCCGACGATACGCTCGAGCTGGCGGTCAGGCGCGCCATCATCTCCGCAGAGCAGCGGGACCGCATCGCCGCCCTGGCGGTCGAACCGGCGGGAAACGACACGGACCGCCCTTCAACCGACGAACCGATGCGCCTGGTCGGCGGCGGAAACGACCTGTTCGTCACGGTCGGCATCGTGCTGCTGTTCGCCGGCGCGTTGTTCGCGCTGCAATCGATTTCGGGCGTCACGGTACCGATCACGGCGGCCGCGCTGGGCATTTTCGCCTGGCTGGTCGCGGAGTTCGTCACCCGCCAGCGCCGGATGCGCCTGTCGAGCACGGTGCTCGGGCTCGGATTCATTCTCGCGGTGACCATCCTTCTCGGCCATGTCCTGGAAACCCGCCTCGGCCTCGCCGGAATCGACGATCCGCTGAAGCTGGCCGCGCTCCGGCCGCGGGCGGAAGCCTACGGAATGCTGTTCTTCGGCGGCACGGCGCTGGCGGCGATCAGCCATTTCCTCCGCTTTCGCGTTCCCGTGATGGCGGCGATCCTGGCATTGTGCTTTACGGGCGCGGCCTTTTTCCTGGCGACGCTCCACTTCTATGACGGCGTGACGAGGGGCGAGATGCTCCTGCCGACACTGGAGCAGCTTCCCGATGTGCTCGCGAAGGCGCTTTACGTGCCGCTCGTTTGCGGCTTCGCCGTGTTCGCCGCCGGACTCGCACTCGACCTGCGCGACCGCGAAAGGTTCACGGTGTGGTCGGACTGTGCATTCTGGCTTCACGTGATCTCGGCGCCGCTCCTGGTGCATCCGCTCTTCATTCTCGCGACCGGTCAGGACGTCGTGTTCGGCGAGATCGAGCCGGGCGCATCCGCCTCGGTCATGCTGGCGATCCTGATCATCGCCTTTGTCTATGTGGCACTGGCCATCGACCGCAGGTCCCTGCTGGTACCGACCTTCGCCTATTTCGGCTCGCTCGGTGTCTACTACCTCGTCAATTCTGCCGCGAACACGACAGGAATCCCGCCTTTCGCGTTGATCCTGCTGGTCATCGGGGCAATGATCATCCTGTTCGGCGCAGGATGGCAGCGCATCCGGCGCTTGATTGTCGGAACGACGCTTCCCACATCGCTGCTGACCAAGCTGCCTCCCATGAAACCGTGAGTATCCATGTCTGAATTCTCTCCGCGCGAAACCGTTTCCGAACTCGATCGCTTCATCATCGGCCAGAAGGATGCCAAGCGCGCTGTCGCAATCGCGCTGCGCAACCGCTGGCGGCGCCAGCGCCTCGAGGGCGCGATGCGCGAGGAGGTCATGCCGAAGAACATCCTGATGATTGGCCCGACCGGCGTCGGCAAGACCGAGATCTCACGCCGGCTGGCGAAGCTCGCCGGTGCACCCTTCGTAAAGGTCGAGGCGACCAAGTTCACCGAGGTCGGCTATGTCGGCCGAGATGTCGAGCAGATCATCCGCGACCTGGTCGAGGCGGGCATATCCCTGGTACGGGAGCGGAAGCGCGAGGAGGTCAAGGCCAAGGCGCATATCAACGCCGAACAGCGCGTGCTCGATGCCCTTGTCGGACCCGGCGCAAGCCCGGCGACGAAAGACAGCTTCCGCAAGAAGCTGCGCGACGGCCTGCTCGACGACAAGGAGATCGAAATCGAGGTCGCCGACACCGGCGCCGGCGGCATGCCCGGCCTCGAGATCCCCGGCATGCCCGGCGCCAATATCAGCATGATCAATCTCAACGACATGCTCGGCAAGGCGTTCGGCGGCCCGAAGACCAAGAAAATCAAGACTTCCGTGCGCGAATCGCACGACATCCTGGTCGCAGACGAATCCGACAAGCTGCTCGATCAGGACCAGGTCGTGCAGGAAGCCCTGCGCGCTGCGGAAAACGACGGCATCGTGTTTATCGACGAGATCGACAAGATCGCAGCCTCCGAGGGCCGCTACGGCGCCGGCGTCAGCCGCGAAGGCGTGCAGCGTGACCTGCTGCCGCTGGTGGAAGGCACGACGGTCGCCACCAAGTACGGCCCGATCAAGACCGACCACATCCTGTTCATCGCCTCGGGCGCGTTCCACGTGTCCAAGCCCTCGGACCTGCTGCCCGAGCTTCAGGGCCGCCTGCCGATCCGGGTCGAATTGCGGGCGCTGGATCGCGAGGACTTCCGCCGGATCCTGACCGAGACAGAGGCGAGCCTTATCAAGCAGTACGTGGCGCTGATGAAGACCGAGGACGTGACCGTCACCTTCACCGACGACGCAATCGACGCGATCGCCGACATCGCGGTCGATCTCAATGCTTCAATCGAGAATATCGGGGCACGACGCCTGCAGACCGTGATGGAGAAGGTCCTCGACGAAATTTCCTTCACCGCGCCCGACAAGACCGGAGAGGAATTCGTCATCGACGGCGCCTATGTAAGGTCGCAAATCGGCGACCTCGCGCAGGATCTCGACCTCTCGCGCTACATACTGTGACCGAACGGCAATAGTGGCGATTTCATTGCCCGGGGCCCTCGACAGCGAGGCGGGCATTACGTAAGTGCGGGGCGGGGCGCGCAGGCAGAAAATCGGAAACATGTCGTCAATCCGTTCATTGGCATTCGGGGTGCTGGGGCTCCTGCTGGCAACGACAGCATCCGCGACAACCCTGATCGTCGTCGAGCCGGGAAACCGAAATGCCGAGCAGCCGGCCATTCCCGGCGCCTCGAAAAACCGCACGGCGGCCCTGAAAACCACTTTCGAGCGCAAGTACAACAAGGTGATGGGCCTGCTGGAGCGCGACCGCCGGCTGATTTCCGGCATCAAGCGGACGGCGAAGAAATTCGACATCGATCCGATCCACATGATCGGCGCAATCGTCGGCGAGCATACCTACAACGTGGACGCCTACGACCGCGCGCAGACCTACTACGTGAAGGCGATCTCCTACCTGAAGACATCGATCGACTTCGAATATGACGGCGAGGACATCTCGGACTTCATCGAACGCCCGCAATTCGAACCCTGCAAGGAACTGACCGGCAGCCGGGAGACATGGAGCTGCCGCGAGAAAGTCTGGGAGACGAAATTCCGCGGCAAGACGGTGGACGGCAAGCGCTTTCCGAACGATCGTTTCTCGGCGGTGTTCTTTCAGCCGTTCTACGCCGGGCAGACATTCGGTCTCGGCCAGCTCAACCCGCTGACCGCGCTGATGATGACCGACCGGGTGAGCGAAGTGACCGGCGCGCAGAAACTGTCCCACAAGGACGGCAAGGGGGTCTACAAGGCGATCATGGATCCCGACGAGACATTGCCCTATATCGCGGCAACCCTGGCGACCGCCATCGACGACTATCGCGAAATCGCGGGATTTGACATCTCGCGCAATCCGGGTCTGACGGCGACGCTCTACAACACCGGCGGATCGGCGGAGCGTGCACGCAGGCTCGCCCGACGCAACAGGCAGGCGTCAAGGACGGTTTGGCCGGAAGAAAACTATTACGGCTGGATGATCAACGAAAACGAGGCAGAGCTGCGGGCGCTGCTGGAAGACTGATGTCCCGGATGCTTCAGCGCCGCGGCACCTTGCCGGGCCTGTCCAGCAGGGCGCGCAGGCGCCGACCGAGATGTTCCAGATCCTCTTTCGAGAGCCTGCCTATGGACTGCCCGAGCAGGTTGGCGAGCTCGGTGGCCGCGGGATCCATGCCCGACGTGTCGATGGTCACCTTCGGGGCCGACCGCATGGCAAGCCGCTGCAACTCGTCGGCGTCGTCCCAGATGATGTTGAGGCAGGCTATGATGCGCTGGAGCAGGGGCCAGCTGGGCACGCCCCGGTGGCCGTGCTCGAGTGCCGATAGATAGGCGGCCGATACACCGATCCGGTCCGCCATTTCCTTTTGCGTCATGCCACGTTCCGCGCGCAATTCCCGCAAACGTGCTCCAAATGGCGTCATGGGCGCAAGCTCCCGTCCGGGTGGGAAAGACGGCGCAGGCGGACATAGATCGCGCCCTCGCCGCCGTGATGGCGGCTCGCCTGGGTATAGCCGCTGACCAGTCCCGCGAATCGGGCACTGTTCAGCCAGACCGGGACCATGCGTTTCAGGATCCCCTCGCTCCCGGGCGAACGCCCCTTGCCGGTGACCACAAGGACATGGCGGGCTCCGCGCGATCGCTGGTCGGCCAGAAAGGCGTAGAGCCTGTCATAGGCCACGTCCTGGGTCATTTCATGCAGATCCATACGGGCATCGATGGAGATCCGCCCCTTGGCAAGCTTGCGGGTCGTGGGCCTGTCGATGCCCGGTTCGCGGGACGGTTTCGGCGGCGGCGGCGGCGGCGCATAACGGCGAGCAAGCGGCGATTTCCTATCCCGGGCGGGCGGACCGTCCTGCGGCCCGGCGGTATCCATCGCATCGAGGAATTCGCGCCCGAGATTCTCCGAATCCGGCATCGCGACATCCCGATCGCGCAAGGGCGTGACGGTACGACCGACGCGACGCCAAAGCCTCCTTTCCTCCTCGGTCAGGCTGCGGCGATGCCTCTTTCCGCTCATGGCCCGATCTCCATACCAGCTGGCAGATGCAGGGATTTCGGCACCAGCAAACAAAAATCCGCGGCCGAACGAACGGCGGCGGCACGCGCGCCGGCCTCGTCGCCCGACCCCATGAACAGGTCGCCGCGGGCCGGGCCGACAATCGCCGAACCGGTGTCTTGGGCAATCATCAGCCGTCGCCACGGCCTGCCGTTTACCCGGTCGGCTGTCACGAAGACCGGCGAACCGAAAGTATGCAGGAGACGATCGACCGCAAGAGAGCGGTTCGCCGTCAGCGGCACCTTGGCGGCGGCGACCGGCCCGTCGGCCTCGTCGGCCACCGACGTTTCGCGGAAGAAGATGTAGGAGCGGTTTTCCTGCATGACCTGGCGGGCCTCGCCGGGATGGTCGGCAAGCCATCGGCGGATCGCGGTCATTGAAACCGAAGTGGGATCGATCTCTCCACGATCGACCAGAAGCCTGCCGATGGCGGTGAAAGCATGACCGTTCTTGCCGTCATAGGTCACGCGCGTTTCCCCGCCGTCAACGAATTCGAGCCGCGCGGCTCCCTGGACGTGGGCGAAGAAGACATCCACCGGATCCTCGGCCCAGGCGATCTCGAGACCGCGCCCCTCGAGCCAGCCGGCATCGATCGCCGCCCGGTCGGGATAGTGCAACAGCGTGCCGTCGGCCGCGCGACGCGCAAACCGCCAAGCCTCGTCCCATCCGGAAGGCCGGTTTTCCGACGTGACCGGAACCAGATCGTCCGGACGCCGGTAGAATGGTTCCCGGAAACGCTCCGTTCGCGTGCGAGAGACACCGATCCTGGGCTCGTAGAACGCGGTGACGAAGCCCCGCTCCCTGTCGGAACCGACGAGCGCACAACAGTCGAAATGGGCCTCGAAGAAGCCGCGGGGATCGGCCAACGCCGCAGGTTCGGTGGCGCGCTCAAAGAGCGGTTCCAGGCTTTCAGGCGTTATGCCGATCGTGCCGCAGCGATAGCTTTCTCCCGCCGGCCGATTCGCATGTCGCGAGAAAGTCCGCAGGGCGGCTGCATGGTCGTCCTCCGCCCACCCGGACAATGCATCGAAGGGGAGCGGTCGCAACCTCCACATGAATACGGCATCAGTCCTCGGATTCGGTCGCGACAAGACGCCAGTTCGGATCGCGACTGCGCGTATCACGCGAGAAGGTCCAGACATCCTTGACCTCGACCACGGCATCGGGATCGCCGTCGACGATCGTGCCTTCCCGGTCCCGGGTCACCGAAATGAGCTGGCTGATGAAACGGACGGTGACAAAAGCCTCGGTATCGCGCATCTCGGCTGCTGTCACGTCGGCGTTGTCGATACCGACAAAGCTGGACTGAACGGTCTCGCCTTTCGCCTCCCGTTCATCGAGAGCGGCCGCAAAACCGTCATAGACCTCTTTCGACAGGAGGTTCCTGAGCGTCTTGCGATCGCCGTCGGCAAACGACATGACGATCATCTCGTACGCCATCTTGGCGCCGGAGAGGAAGGATGCGGGGTCGAAATCACCGGAAGCATCCCGGATGGCGCGCAGGCCATCGTTCACTTTCGAACCGAGTGGCGCAAAGCGATCGATCTCGCGATAGGCATCCGCCTTGGCCTCGCCGCGACCGGGCAATGTGATCACATTGTCTGCCTCTGCCGCCTCGGCACCCTTGTCCGCCGGCGATTCCCCGGTGCCGGAATACGGATCGAAAGGCGGCCGTTCGTGACCGGTGCGCTTGCCCAGCACGCTGCGCAGCTGCAGGAACACGAACACCGCGGCGACGACGAAGATCAATGTGACTAGGTTGGAGCCTTCCATAAAACGTCCCGCTAAACAGTCGATTTTCTCAGTTTCATATAACCATGAATGGCGTGCATTCAAATCGCACAATCAATAACTACATTAAGGCAACCAAAACACAGAAAGTCGTCCGCCCCATGCCCTTTACCCTCGTTCCCTTCATGTTGCTGATCATTCCGCTCATGGAAATCGGCGTCTTCATCGCCGTCGGTTCGCAGATCGGCATTTTCACAACGCTGGGAATGATCGTGCTGACGGCGGTAATCGGATCCATCCTGATGCGCGTGCAGGGCTTCGGCCTGCTGACACGCATGCGGTCCGAGATCGACCAGGGCCGAATGCCGGGACGCGACCTGGTGCACGGCGTGATGATACTCGTCGCGGGCATTCTCCTGCTTACGCCCGGATTCGTGACCGATACGCTCGGCTTCCTGCTTTTCGTACCCGCCTTGCGCGATCTTCTCTGGCGGTTCCTGAAGAGCCG
This portion of the Oricola thermophila genome encodes:
- the mltA gene encoding murein transglycosylase A, with translation MWRLRPLPFDALSGWAEDDHAAALRTFSRHANRPAGESYRCGTIGITPESLEPLFERATEPAALADPRGFFEAHFDCCALVGSDRERGFVTAFYEPRIGVSRTRTERFREPFYRRPDDLVPVTSENRPSGWDEAWRFARRAADGTLLHYPDRAAIDAGWLEGRGLEIAWAEDPVDVFFAHVQGAARLEFVDGGETRVTYDGKNGHAFTAIGRLLVDRGEIDPTSVSMTAIRRWLADHPGEARQVMQENRSYIFFRETSVADEADGPVAAAKVPLTANRSLAVDRLLHTFGSPVFVTADRVNGRPWRRLMIAQDTGSAIVGPARGDLFMGSGDEAGARAAAVRSAADFCLLVPKSLHLPAGMEIGP
- a CDS encoding GNAT family N-acetyltransferase, encoding MNGSPDIAFLPVTPDDYPMLRRWLEKPHMREWWGETETELGFIRDMVEGRDPTRPFIFHVDGKPLGYIQAWRVGDALAGGFDEEAPWLHDLPADAVGVDLSIGDPENLSRGIGTAVLRKFLAILIEEGHETIVIDPDEANRRAVRAYEKAGFVAYDRHAGDSGVTLLMVLDRNRFLETAG
- a CDS encoding Smr/MutS family protein encodes the protein MSGKRHRRSLTEEERRLWRRVGRTVTPLRDRDVAMPDSENLGREFLDAMDTAGPQDGPPARDRKSPLARRYAPPPPPPKPSREPGIDRPTTRKLAKGRISIDARMDLHEMTQDVAYDRLYAFLADQRSRGARHVLVVTGKGRSPGSEGILKRMVPVWLNSARFAGLVSGYTQASRHHGGEGAIYVRLRRLSHPDGSLRP
- the hslU gene encoding ATP-dependent protease ATPase subunit HslU, whose amino-acid sequence is MSEFSPRETVSELDRFIIGQKDAKRAVAIALRNRWRRQRLEGAMREEVMPKNILMIGPTGVGKTEISRRLAKLAGAPFVKVEATKFTEVGYVGRDVEQIIRDLVEAGISLVRERKREEVKAKAHINAEQRVLDALVGPGASPATKDSFRKKLRDGLLDDKEIEIEVADTGAGGMPGLEIPGMPGANISMINLNDMLGKAFGGPKTKKIKTSVRESHDILVADESDKLLDQDQVVQEALRAAENDGIVFIDEIDKIAASEGRYGAGVSREGVQRDLLPLVEGTTVATKYGPIKTDHILFIASGAFHVSKPSDLLPELQGRLPIRVELRALDREDFRRILTETEASLIKQYVALMKTEDVTVTFTDDAIDAIADIAVDLNASIENIGARRLQTVMEKVLDEISFTAPDKTGEEFVIDGAYVRSQIGDLAQDLDLSRYIL
- a CDS encoding helix-turn-helix domain-containing protein — encoded protein: MTPFGARLRELRAERGMTQKEMADRIGVSAAYLSALEHGHRGVPSWPLLQRIIACLNIIWDDADELQRLAMRSAPKVTIDTSGMDPAATELANLLGQSIGRLSKEDLEHLGRRLRALLDRPGKVPRR
- a CDS encoding FxsA family protein, with protein sequence MPFTLVPFMLLIIPLMEIGVFIAVGSQIGIFTTLGMIVLTAVIGSILMRVQGFGLLTRMRSEIDQGRMPGRDLVHGVMILVAGILLLTPGFVTDTLGFLLFVPALRDLLWRFLKSRIHVVAESQTRHETHRTYDSHTIDLSEAEYREEPNPQSPWSNDGRT
- a CDS encoding DUF1402 family protein; protein product: MSSIRSLAFGVLGLLLATTASATTLIVVEPGNRNAEQPAIPGASKNRTAALKTTFERKYNKVMGLLERDRRLISGIKRTAKKFDIDPIHMIGAIVGEHTYNVDAYDRAQTYYVKAISYLKTSIDFEYDGEDISDFIERPQFEPCKELTGSRETWSCREKVWETKFRGKTVDGKRFPNDRFSAVFFQPFYAGQTFGLGQLNPLTALMMTDRVSEVTGAQKLSHKDGKGVYKAIMDPDETLPYIAATLATAIDDYREIAGFDISRNPGLTATLYNTGGSAERARRLARRNRQASRTVWPEENYYGWMINENEAELRALLED
- a CDS encoding Tim44/TimA family putative adaptor protein codes for the protein MEGSNLVTLIFVVAAVFVFLQLRSVLGKRTGHERPPFDPYSGTGESPADKGAEAAEADNVITLPGRGEAKADAYREIDRFAPLGSKVNDGLRAIRDASGDFDPASFLSGAKMAYEMIVMSFADGDRKTLRNLLSKEVYDGFAAALDEREAKGETVQSSFVGIDNADVTAAEMRDTEAFVTVRFISQLISVTRDREGTIVDGDPDAVVEVKDVWTFSRDTRSRDPNWRLVATESED